The following proteins come from a genomic window of bacterium:
- a CDS encoding helix-turn-helix domain-containing protein, translating into MAKLNDTDIMEDLLTAKEIAQKLSIRSSTVYSWAHIGFIPHVRMGKCIRFEEARVVQWIQKRRVNGRARYKIDI; encoded by the coding sequence TTGGCAAAACTTAATGATACGGATATTATGGAAGACCTGCTTACAGCGAAAGAAATAGCACAGAAATTGAGTATACGAAGCTCAACTGTTTACAGTTGGGCGCATATAGGGTTTATTCCGCATGTTCGTATGGGCAAATGTATAAGGTTTGAAGAGGCAAGGGTGGTTCAATGGATACAGAAAAGAAGAGTTAACGGAAGAGCCCGATATAAAATTGATATTTAA
- a CDS encoding DUF5659 domain-containing protein, translated as MKKQLYRTRDLYEAAFLYASNSKLLQLENENNRKVFIFEEVAVCRKLTDSYWRKEALINAKAFSDAIKTLKDLIFNK; from the coding sequence ATGAAAAAACAATTATACAGAACAAGAGATCTTTATGAAGCAGCCTTCCTTTATGCCTCAAACAGTAAGTTATTACAGTTAGAAAACGAAAATAATAGAAAAGTCTTTATTTTTGAAGAAGTTGCCGTTTGCCGGAAACTCACAGATTCTTATTGGAGAAAAGAAGCGCTGATAAATGCTAAGGCGTTTTCAGATGCCATAAAAACCTTAAAAGACTTAATTTTTAATAAGTAG